The DNA region ACTTAATAATGGCTATACGTCACACTGACGGTAGTTTGATTTTTTCACGCAAAGGTATAATGACGTAGCATAAaagtgttatttgttatttttgaaggCTGCAGAAGTTACAAGACTGACATGAAGGGATTTGTaaatcatttattacattattttgggCTTGGATGTAAAACAGTAGAAAGTGTGCATGCAATATAGgccactgtattttttgtttttacctcaAACAATAAGCCGTTCCATTCTTTTAACACTCCTTAAATACAGTACAGGAACCGCGGAAGCCAAGGGATACATACTGATTTCAATAGCAATGTTTGATTATGAGATTGACGAACTGTAAAGGCAGGACTGTAGATTGCAACAGACTAATCTGTGTCTGTTCTGTTTTCCAGTTTTAACATGAGGAGAAGCTCTTCCAGAAGAAGAGTTTGCATGGAGACTTAGGGGTTGGTTCATAAACAGACTTTTCACCCAGTTTGCCATTCAGAAATTCAGGGTCAAGATCAGCTAGTTCTTTACTAGTGAGGTTCAGCTCAGCCATGTCCGTCATCATCTTCTTCAATAAGTCCTTCTGGTCTTTGGTCAGGATCTAGAAGATGAGACATATCCATGGGCTTGAGTGTTAGATCCCTGCTATTGATTTTTACAGCAGTATAACAACACTGCAGTACAGTTATTCTTAGCCAGTGACAAAGATCTTAGGAAATACTAGCAAATATGAGCACATGTGcttgtttttacttaaaaacactTTGAATAAGAGATTCACCTCATTGGTGTGTAATTCCTTGTCTTGTACAGGTAACGCGTCACCATTCCAGACCACAAGGACCAGAGGAAACAGGCTCAGCATCATCCGCATTATCAACATGCTTCTCTCGACCGCTGTACGATTGTCCCATCTAACTCCCATCGTCATGTTTTAGAGAGGTACCTTCACAAAAGATACCTTATTTaggttatttttctcatttttgcaaCTATTTTATCTTACTTTGAGGACATCCTTTCATGCACAGTTGTTTTGTAAGGGAACTTTAAAATATCCTTCACAAGCGTACAGTAATTCACTTTATAATTCCTGTATGAAATTAAtgctatttaaaagaaaaacaatcccCGCATGCTCTGAAAGGCACCTTAAGGTCACCTTAACACAACCATAATCATGCATAAAGAGGAAACATGCTTTATTATATACATACTTTAGCTTTTAAAGGATGTGTTGATCTTTGGTATTTGTCGGTTCAAACTGCAGCATCTCGTGTTTGTGTCAGACTTCATCTGTAGCCAGACTCCTCCCTTGCTGATGCATAATTTATCAGCAGACGGCTCAAAATACGGTGTCCACTTCCTGTCCTGGCTCTCCATGCACTGAATTGCCTTGTTCACCATGATGAGTCAGCATCATTTGCCTACGACTCCTTCGCTATACTATTCTAAACTGCCTAGTTCTAGTGTGTCCTCTATTTGAAGTGGCTTTGAATCACTGAGATGTTCTTTTCCTGAGTAATCAGGCCTTGGACATATACTTAAAGCCACCATTTCAAACAGTTGCTTCATAGTCAATAGCATAAACAACATATTCTACCTAAAACATATTTaggaaaaaaacattatgaacacTCATCTCTGGAGTCCTTGTAGCATTTTAAGGTCATCTTACCCCAGTTACTCTGCTGGGTGAACCATTTGAAAAACGTCACATGGAAGTGACATCATTGGTCACACATATATAAGAGGCACCTGCTGCTCTCTTCAGCTCTTTGATCTTTAAATGGGTTGGAGGTGAATAAGGGATATTAGTGCAGTGTGTCTTAAGCAAGAGGAAATCCTATTTTTACAGCCATTTGTCCTTGCTTTTGTTTGGTTCAATATTAAATGTACCCTACATATCAGAAAGcatcataataaaaatgtattttctatatttatgccACATAACTAAGATTTCACATGAACAAGGTATTTACTTGCCAGTACATACCAGCATCATTTGCTGTAATGTAAACCTGaactgtgttattttttttttatgtaaaattaagtttttttaaaataaaatttaacataaCTGGGAGCTACTTAAACTAAACCGAAAAGATTTCAGTGACtccaaaactaactaaaataaaaataaaatggatgcaAATCAGTTTTGTTGTAGATATATGaatgattaatatattataacaCTTTACAAACCACCTGCAGTAAACATGAACAGCAACAACACTAGACTGTGCTGAGAAActggtaaatgttttttaaagcatcTTTGGCAGcccttaaactaaaataaaactaaatattcttgataagagagaaataaaaactacattaaaattc from Cyprinus carpio isolate SPL01 chromosome B23, ASM1834038v1, whole genome shotgun sequence includes:
- the sst6 gene encoding somatostatin 6 gives rise to the protein MTMGVRWDNRTAVERSMLIMRMMLSLFPLVLVVWNGDALPVQDKELHTNEILTKDQKDLLKKMMTDMAELNLTSKELADLDPEFLNGKLGEKSVYEPTPKSPCKLFFWKSFSSC